In the genome of Granulibacter bethesdensis CGDNIH1, one region contains:
- the glmM gene encoding phosphoglucosamine mutase, with amino-acid sequence MTQKRLFGTDGIRGTANTAPMTAEIALRVGQAAGLLFTRGDHRHRVIIGKDTRLSGYMIEPALTAGFIGAGMDVTLVGPLPTPAIAMLTRSLRADLGVMISASHNPYEDNGIKLFGPDGEKLSDATEMEIERLLHADLSGQLAAPAALGRAARLEDAAGRYIESAKSTFPKSQRLDGLKIVLDCANGAAYRVAPTVLWELGATVIPLGVSPDGFNINSGCGSTAPDYLCAQVVKHGADLGIALDGDADRLLVSDERGHLVDGDQIIALIARSWSASGRLRGDGVVATVMSNLGLERFLKANGLILDRTRVGDRYVAEQMRATGRNIGGEQSGHVILSDYATTGDGLIAALQILSVLVEEGRPASETCRVFAPLPQKLKNVRYHRDNPLLHPRVKQAIADAESGLNGHGRLLIRRSGTEPLIRVMAEAEDETTVIRIVDELCDIIAVSAESETQVHLS; translated from the coding sequence ATGACGCAGAAACGTCTCTTCGGAACCGATGGCATTCGTGGTACGGCGAATACCGCCCCCATGACGGCGGAAATCGCCCTGCGGGTCGGACAGGCGGCAGGGCTGCTGTTTACGCGCGGCGATCACCGGCACCGGGTGATTATCGGCAAGGATACCAGACTGTCGGGATATATGATCGAACCGGCGCTGACGGCTGGTTTCATTGGTGCGGGCATGGATGTGACCCTGGTCGGGCCATTGCCGACACCGGCTATTGCGATGCTCACCCGCTCCCTGCGGGCTGATCTTGGCGTCATGATCTCGGCATCCCATAATCCTTATGAGGATAACGGTATCAAATTGTTCGGGCCGGATGGTGAAAAACTGTCCGACGCGACCGAGATGGAAATTGAGCGACTGCTTCATGCCGATCTGTCCGGCCAGCTTGCTGCGCCTGCCGCACTTGGCCGGGCTGCCCGTCTTGAAGATGCAGCAGGACGTTACATCGAAAGCGCCAAGTCAACCTTTCCCAAATCGCAACGTCTGGATGGTCTGAAAATCGTGCTCGACTGTGCCAATGGCGCGGCCTATCGCGTTGCGCCGACGGTGCTGTGGGAGCTGGGCGCAACGGTGATCCCGCTGGGTGTCAGTCCGGACGGGTTCAATATCAATTCCGGCTGTGGTTCGACGGCTCCGGATTATCTATGTGCTCAGGTGGTGAAGCACGGCGCTGATCTGGGTATTGCGCTTGATGGCGATGCGGATCGTCTGCTGGTCTCCGACGAGCGCGGGCATCTGGTGGATGGGGATCAGATCATCGCATTGATTGCCAGAAGCTGGTCTGCCAGCGGTCGTTTGCGCGGTGACGGCGTTGTGGCGACGGTCATGTCCAATCTGGGGCTGGAGCGCTTTCTGAAAGCAAACGGGCTGATCCTGGACCGGACCCGTGTCGGTGACCGCTACGTGGCCGAGCAGATGCGGGCAACAGGCCGCAACATCGGTGGTGAGCAGTCTGGTCATGTCATCCTGTCTGATTATGCGACCACCGGAGATGGGCTGATTGCTGCGTTACAGATCCTGTCCGTTTTGGTGGAGGAGGGAAGACCGGCCTCTGAGACATGCCGGGTATTTGCTCCTTTGCCACAGAAACTGAAAAACGTGCGCTATCATCGGGATAATCCGCTTCTTCATCCCAGAGTGAAGCAGGCGATTGCCGATGCTGAAAGCGGCTTGAACGGGCATGGGAGACTGCTGATCCGACGCAGTGGAACGGAGCCGCTGATCAGGGTGATGGCGGAGGCGGAAGATGAAACCACCGTCATCCGTATCGTCGATGAGTTATGTGATATTATTGCTGTGTCAGCAGAGTCTGAAACACAGGTGCATTTGTCATGA
- the thiD gene encoding bifunctional hydroxymethylpyrimidine kinase/phosphomethylpyrimidine kinase produces MKGRVLSVAGSDSGGGAGIQADIKTITALNGYALTALTALTAQDTQNVHATLPVPPDFVALQIRFALGDPGVDAIKTGMLANAATVQVVLDEIKNSARLMTTRLPLVVDPVMIAKGGESLLDPEAVALVREGLVPAASVLTPNLPEASALTGLSVIDEASMKQAGQFLLEKGARAVLLKGGHLQGPKVVDLLMTQDGVKRYEAPRIETRHTHGTGCTLASAIATGLAQDMTLEDAVTRAISYVRAAMIRAPGFGGGHGPLNHAITVNRLTRWD; encoded by the coding sequence ATGAAAGGGCGTGTGCTTTCAGTGGCTGGCTCGGATTCCGGTGGAGGGGCCGGTATTCAGGCTGATATCAAAACCATTACGGCGCTGAATGGTTATGCTTTGACAGCATTGACTGCGTTGACGGCGCAGGACACTCAGAATGTTCATGCCACGCTTCCGGTGCCTCCCGATTTTGTGGCTTTGCAAATCCGTTTTGCTCTGGGTGACCCTGGTGTCGATGCTATTAAAACCGGAATGCTGGCAAACGCAGCGACTGTGCAGGTGGTGCTGGATGAGATCAAAAACTCTGCCAGACTGATGACTACCCGGCTTCCTTTGGTGGTCGACCCTGTCATGATCGCAAAGGGAGGAGAATCCCTGCTTGATCCTGAGGCTGTTGCGCTGGTGCGAGAGGGACTGGTACCTGCGGCTTCTGTGCTGACCCCCAATCTGCCGGAAGCATCAGCCCTGACAGGATTATCCGTGATTGATGAAGCCAGCATGAAACAAGCCGGTCAGTTTTTGCTTGAGAAAGGGGCCCGTGCGGTATTGCTCAAAGGTGGGCATTTGCAAGGACCAAAAGTCGTTGATCTGCTCATGACACAGGATGGCGTCAAACGCTACGAGGCACCCAGAATTGAGACGAGGCATACGCACGGAACCGGCTGTACGCTGGCCAGCGCGATCGCAACCGGTCTGGCACAGGATATGACGCTGGAAGATGCCGTGACCCGCGCGATCAGCTATGTCAGGGCGGCCATGATCAGGGCTCCCGGTTTTGGGGGCGGCCACGGTCCGCTGAACCATGCCATTACCGTCAATCGTCTGACGCGCTGGGATTGA
- a CDS encoding extracellular catalytic domain type 1 short-chain-length polyhydroxyalkanoate depolymerase produces MKLIRSWVRTARHAAELLQKAAPSPLIQQATLLEKRPVRIDHFGPDPGRLNMFVYPPSSRQQKKPCPLLILLHGCGQNAEAFAAASGWITLAERLNAPLILPVQSRTNHTAGCFHWFRPEDIGSHGREAISILSMIRYACTTYPVDPDRIHIAGLSAGAAMAAAMLATYPDIFASGMLFAGLPINVVKTPAGALSLMKKGLPVYSDEYLEACARVLAPSNVARWPRISIWHGLVDGVVSPLNAGLLARQFLSLHRLPHHMQTEMLPEQAARLEGINWQRDGETLVSLHLVPGLGHAIPTNQPWQAASDPYVQPVAGVDAADHAAGLWKA; encoded by the coding sequence ATGAAACTGATTCGATCATGGGTGCGGACAGCGCGTCATGCAGCGGAACTGTTGCAAAAGGCAGCGCCGTCTCCGCTCATCCAGCAAGCCACCTTGCTGGAAAAGAGGCCTGTCAGGATCGATCATTTCGGTCCTGATCCGGGCCGACTGAATATGTTTGTCTATCCTCCGTCCTCTCGACAACAAAAGAAACCCTGCCCGCTTCTGATTTTGCTGCATGGATGCGGGCAAAATGCCGAGGCATTTGCCGCCGCATCCGGTTGGATCACCCTGGCGGAACGCCTCAATGCACCTCTTATTTTACCTGTCCAGTCCAGAACCAATCATACGGCTGGATGCTTCCACTGGTTTCGGCCTGAAGATATTGGCAGCCATGGCAGGGAAGCCATCTCGATTCTTTCCATGATACGTTACGCCTGCACAACGTATCCGGTTGATCCTGACCGGATACATATTGCAGGATTATCCGCAGGTGCAGCCATGGCTGCTGCCATGCTGGCAACCTATCCGGACATATTTGCGTCCGGCATGCTGTTTGCGGGATTGCCCATCAATGTCGTCAAAACACCTGCTGGTGCCCTGTCGCTGATGAAAAAAGGCCTGCCCGTTTACAGTGATGAGTATCTGGAAGCCTGCGCACGAGTCCTTGCACCATCCAATGTAGCGCGCTGGCCGCGCATCAGCATCTGGCACGGGCTGGTTGACGGGGTAGTTTCACCGTTGAATGCCGGATTGCTGGCAAGGCAGTTTCTCAGTCTACACCGTCTTCCGCATCATATGCAGACAGAGATGTTACCTGAGCAGGCTGCAAGGCTGGAGGGAATCAACTGGCAACGAGATGGTGAAACGCTGGTATCACTGCATCTTGTTCCCGGCCTTGGGCACGCCATACCCACTAACCAACCATGGCAGGCGGCAAGCGATCCATACGTGCAGCCGGTTGCGGGCGTTGATGCTGCCGACCATGCTGCCGGTCTTTGGAAAGCTTAA
- the gpt gene encoding xanthine phosphoribosyltransferase, which produces MAERYYTVTWDQLHRDAKALAWRLIEQPWQGIVAVTRGGLIPAAIIARELECRLVESVSVMTYEDEARGVPVVTKMPDAAGDGTGFLVIDDLVDTGTTLRAVRTLLPKAHFACLYAKPDGKDDIDTFVTEVSQDTWILFPWDTEPQFVAPIKKQTV; this is translated from the coding sequence ATGGCCGAACGCTATTACACAGTCACATGGGACCAGCTTCACCGGGATGCCAAGGCGCTGGCCTGGCGGCTGATCGAACAGCCCTGGCAGGGGATCGTCGCCGTCACTCGCGGCGGCCTGATCCCGGCTGCCATTATCGCCCGGGAACTGGAATGCCGCCTGGTCGAAAGTGTGTCGGTGATGACCTATGAAGATGAAGCACGCGGTGTGCCTGTAGTGACCAAAATGCCTGACGCGGCCGGTGATGGGACCGGTTTTCTGGTGATCGATGATCTGGTGGACACCGGCACCACACTGCGTGCAGTGCGGACATTATTGCCCAAGGCACATTTCGCCTGTCTTTACGCCAAGCCTGACGGTAAAGACGATATTGATACATTCGTGACTGAAGTGTCTCAGGATACATGGATCCTGTTCCCGTGGGACACGGAGCCTCAATTCGTCGCCCCGATCAAAAAGCAGACAGTGTAA
- a CDS encoding gamma-glutamyltransferase family protein, which produces MRDFHFPGRSPAIGGEGMAATSMPAATLAALDVLKSGGNAMDAAIAAVAVLSVIEPQATGIGGDCFCLYAPASGGVHALNGSGRSPAALTLEALEKQGIAMLAPTSAHAVTIPGSVAAWEALLTRFGTKGLDTLLQPAIALAEQGMRVHARVALDWSRNEDKLRNTGAYSFLPDGHAPSMGDLFRQPALAETLRVIARQGARGFYEGAIAADMVATLQAKGGLHTEEDFAAGLTAPEFVTPIHRAWKNYEVWQCPPNGSGLLVLMMLGILEGFEHPPEGPLSALRLHRHAEAARMVYRDRDAFLADPAQVAVPLERLLSDSYLTALRGLIDDQKATTTLPAAGETLLPRHRDTVYLSVVDRYGNACSLINSLFNDFGSGILAGQSGVLLQNRGLGFRLERGHPNCVGPRKRPMHTIIPGMLMKDGQAVMPYGVMGGHFQPMGQTLFLTNMLEFGMDVQQALDCPRLFPFRGKLEIERGIPVEARTALTALGHDLEEIEFPHGGGQGIWIDRQRGVLLGGSDPRKDGLAMGY; this is translated from the coding sequence ATGCGCGATTTTCATTTTCCCGGCCGCAGCCCGGCCATTGGCGGCGAAGGAATGGCCGCGACCTCCATGCCTGCTGCGACTCTTGCAGCGCTGGATGTGCTGAAAAGCGGTGGGAATGCAATGGATGCCGCGATTGCAGCGGTCGCCGTTTTAAGCGTGATAGAGCCGCAGGCCACTGGAATCGGTGGAGACTGCTTCTGCCTGTACGCCCCTGCCAGCGGTGGAGTGCATGCGCTGAACGGCTCTGGTCGCTCCCCGGCGGCCCTGACGCTGGAGGCGCTGGAGAAACAGGGCATCGCCATGCTGGCGCCAACCTCCGCGCATGCGGTGACCATTCCTGGTTCCGTGGCGGCGTGGGAGGCTCTGCTGACCAGATTTGGCACGAAAGGGCTGGATACGCTGTTGCAGCCCGCTATTGCGTTGGCTGAGCAGGGCATGCGGGTTCACGCCCGTGTCGCGCTCGACTGGAGCCGGAACGAGGACAAGCTGCGCAATACAGGGGCCTATTCTTTTCTGCCTGACGGCCATGCACCATCCATGGGGGATCTGTTTCGTCAGCCCGCTCTGGCCGAAACGTTGCGTGTGATCGCAAGGCAGGGTGCACGCGGATTTTATGAAGGTGCGATTGCTGCCGATATGGTGGCCACATTGCAGGCCAAAGGCGGCCTGCATACCGAGGAGGATTTCGCGGCCGGCCTGACAGCACCGGAATTTGTCACTCCGATCCATCGGGCATGGAAAAACTATGAGGTCTGGCAATGCCCGCCGAACGGATCGGGCCTGTTGGTGCTGATGATGCTGGGAATTCTGGAGGGGTTTGAGCATCCGCCAGAAGGTCCATTGAGCGCGTTACGGTTACACCGGCATGCCGAGGCAGCGCGGATGGTCTATCGCGACCGCGATGCGTTTCTGGCTGATCCCGCGCAGGTTGCTGTGCCGCTGGAGCGGCTGTTGAGTGATTCTTATCTCACCGCGCTCCGTGGCCTGATTGATGACCAGAAGGCAACGACAACCCTGCCGGCTGCGGGTGAAACATTGCTGCCGAGGCATCGGGACACGGTGTATCTGTCTGTTGTTGATCGCTACGGCAATGCGTGCAGCCTGATAAACTCTCTGTTCAACGATTTTGGCTCGGGCATTCTGGCCGGGCAGAGTGGTGTATTGCTGCAAAATCGAGGGCTTGGATTCCGGCTGGAACGCGGACATCCGAACTGTGTCGGTCCGCGCAAACGACCCATGCATACGATCATTCCGGGGATGCTGATGAAAGATGGTCAGGCTGTTATGCCTTATGGCGTGATGGGCGGCCATTTCCAGCCGATGGGGCAGACCCTGTTTCTGACCAACATGCTGGAATTCGGGATGGATGTTCAGCAGGCGCTGGACTGCCCCCGTTTGTTTCCGTTCCGGGGCAAGCTGGAAATCGAACGCGGTATTCCGGTCGAGGCACGCACAGCGCTGACCGCGTTGGGCCATGATCTGGAGGAAATCGAGTTCCCGCATGGTGGCGGACAGGGCATCTGGATCGATCGCCAGCGCGGTGTTCTGCTGGGTGGATCAGACCCACGCAAGGATGGGTTGGCGATGGGCTACTGA
- a CDS encoding DUF1045 domain-containing protein produces MLSTTANIARYAIYYAPDPADPLWQAGCRWLGRDPLTDETLLQPALPGLSSAEWAALTASPRRYGFHATLKPPIRLKAGYHEKEFLAAVEALAGMIPVFPMPALSVTTVQGFMALTEQSPSSALRALCDHCVIALDPFRAPPTDEELARRRQWPLSPAREAMLQQWGYPDVLDEWRFHMTLSEKLPVSAIPEIQSAAEKYFLAALDKIRLVDALCVYRQETPDRNFSVLARFPLARAIQ; encoded by the coding sequence ATGCTCTCCACCACTGCCAACATAGCGCGATACGCGATCTACTATGCCCCTGATCCCGCCGATCCGCTATGGCAGGCGGGATGCCGCTGGCTGGGTCGTGATCCGCTCACAGACGAGACCCTGCTTCAGCCTGCCCTGCCCGGCTTGTCATCCGCAGAATGGGCCGCCCTGACGGCTTCACCGCGTCGCTACGGGTTCCATGCGACCTTGAAGCCTCCCATCAGGCTGAAGGCCGGATATCACGAAAAGGAGTTTCTGGCAGCGGTAGAAGCCCTTGCAGGCATGATCCCTGTTTTTCCTATGCCAGCGCTCAGCGTCACCACAGTGCAGGGTTTTATGGCTCTGACCGAACAGAGTCCCTCATCCGCATTACGGGCGCTGTGTGATCACTGTGTCATCGCGCTCGACCCCTTCCGGGCGCCACCCACAGATGAAGAACTCGCCAGACGCAGGCAATGGCCGCTTTCACCGGCCAGAGAGGCCATGCTCCAGCAATGGGGCTATCCCGATGTGCTGGATGAGTGGCGTTTTCACATGACACTCAGTGAAAAATTGCCTGTCTCTGCCATTCCAGAAATCCAGTCTGCGGCTGAGAAATATTTCTTAGCCGCATTGGACAAAATCCGCTTGGTCGATGCGCTCTGTGTTTATCGGCAGGAAACTCCGGACCGGAATTTTTCGGTGCTGGCCAGGTTTCCACTGGCGAGAGCGATTCAGTAG
- a CDS encoding alpha-D-ribose 1-methylphosphonate 5-triphosphate diphosphatase yields MADTGILVHLGEMHSLVLTNARIVLPDRVVETSITIADGVISSIGSDSSLGKEGEDLEGDLLIPGLIDLHTDNLERQVLPRQNARFPSVSAFLAHDAQCVAAGITTVFDSLCLGNLGFEEERMLTCRDGVKDLDTLTSGNMLKAEHFLHLRCEMPAPDTLDMLRPLAEHPRLKLASLMDHVPGYGQYSDLTRYRALLQSDGYSVEETENQIQQAQARRSTLRRPNRNAILDLLRPRGVALASHDDRTEEEIAENTADGVKISEFPVSLVAAQAARAAGMAIIGGAPNVVRGGSHSGNVSVAELLQNGLIDALASDYVPFAMLEAAFMAASIACLDLPAAIRLVTEAPATMTGLHDRGRIAPGLRADLVRVHVHLGTPVVRAVWRQGERVA; encoded by the coding sequence TTGGCGGATACAGGGATTCTGGTGCACCTAGGGGAGATGCATTCCCTTGTGCTGACCAATGCCCGGATCGTGCTCCCTGATCGCGTCGTGGAGACCTCCATCACCATTGCAGATGGTGTTATTTCTTCGATCGGCTCCGATTCCTCCCTCGGTAAAGAAGGGGAAGATTTGGAAGGTGACCTGCTGATTCCAGGCCTGATCGATCTGCACACCGATAATCTGGAACGCCAGGTTTTGCCGCGGCAAAATGCCCGTTTTCCATCCGTGTCGGCGTTTCTGGCTCATGATGCGCAATGTGTCGCGGCCGGTATCACCACCGTGTTCGATAGTCTTTGCCTCGGTAATCTCGGCTTCGAGGAAGAAAGAATGCTGACCTGCCGGGATGGGGTGAAGGATCTCGATACCCTGACATCCGGCAACATGCTCAAGGCGGAGCATTTTCTTCATCTGCGCTGTGAGATGCCTGCTCCCGATACGCTGGATATGCTGAGGCCACTGGCGGAGCATCCCAGACTGAAACTGGCCAGCCTGATGGATCATGTTCCCGGTTATGGCCAATATTCCGACCTGACCCGCTACCGGGCACTCCTGCAGAGCGATGGATATTCCGTCGAGGAGACTGAAAACCAGATCCAACAGGCACAGGCCAGACGCAGCACATTGCGCAGGCCGAATCGTAATGCGATTCTCGACTTGCTACGGCCACGGGGAGTAGCCCTCGCCAGCCATGACGACCGCACCGAAGAGGAAATTGCTGAAAACACGGCCGATGGTGTTAAAATCAGCGAGTTTCCGGTCAGTCTGGTGGCCGCCCAGGCCGCCCGTGCCGCCGGGATGGCGATTATCGGCGGTGCTCCCAATGTCGTGCGCGGCGGATCGCATTCCGGCAACGTCTCCGTCGCCGAACTGCTTCAGAACGGGCTGATCGACGCACTGGCCTCTGATTACGTGCCTTTTGCGATGCTGGAAGCAGCCTTTATGGCGGCTTCCATTGCATGTCTTGATCTTCCCGCCGCGATCCGGCTTGTCACCGAAGCCCCTGCCACCATGACAGGGCTGCACGACCGTGGAAGGATCGCCCCGGGGCTTCGGGCCGATCTGGTGCGGGTCCATGTACATCTGGGAACACCCGTGGTGCGGGCCGTATGGCGTCAGGGCGAGCGCGTCGCGTGA